One genomic window of Bacillota bacterium includes the following:
- the trxA gene encoding thioredoxin: MLHVTDKNFTEEVLAAQGVTVVDFWAPWCMPCRMLGPIIDRLAESYTGKAKVTKVNVDENQVTAGKYNIMAIPTVLIFKNGQEMHRIPGVMPEAALKQLLDKTLSS; this comes from the coding sequence ATTTTACCGAAGAAGTACTCGCCGCTCAAGGCGTGACTGTGGTGGATTTTTGGGCGCCATGGTGCATGCCCTGTCGCATGCTCGGCCCCATCATTGATCGTCTGGCCGAGTCCTATACCGGCAAAGCCAAAGTAACAAAAGTCAATGTCGATGAGAACCAAGTCACTGCGGGCAAGTACAATATTATGGCCATTCCGACCGTGCTAATTTTCAAAAATGGCCAAGAAATGCACCGTATCCCTGGTGTCATGCCAGAAGCCGCACTGAAACAATTGCTTGATAAGACACTCTCCAGTTAA